Proteins encoded by one window of Roseibium sp. Sym1:
- a CDS encoding TRAP transporter substrate-binding protein, with the protein MINLNRKIAKLAAAAAVSAVALAGTASSTFAQEVTLRLHQFLPAQANVPKNILDPWADKIEAESGGRIKIERYPAMQLGGKPPELIDQVVDGVVDIVWTVAGYTPGRFPRAEVFELPFTMSDAETMSRAYWKLAEEEMMDTEFAPFKPLGLWVHGPGVIHSSNPITSLGDLNGVKLRAPTRVTNKLFSNLGATPIGMPVPAIPEALSKGVVDATVIPWEVVGALKVSELVNNHTEFPGDALYTTTFLFAMNKDKYDSLPDDLKAIIDANSGEEFSAFAGKQMQSDDAGPRAAAVENGNNIITLTPEQVSEWKDAAQGTIDEWFVEMDSKGIDGKALKARADELMAN; encoded by the coding sequence ATGATCAACTTGAACAGGAAGATTGCCAAACTCGCCGCTGCGGCTGCCGTCTCGGCAGTCGCTTTGGCCGGTACGGCCTCGTCCACTTTCGCGCAGGAAGTCACCTTGCGCCTGCACCAGTTCCTGCCGGCCCAGGCCAATGTTCCGAAGAACATCCTGGATCCGTGGGCGGACAAGATCGAAGCCGAATCCGGCGGGCGCATCAAGATCGAGCGTTATCCTGCCATGCAGCTTGGCGGCAAGCCGCCGGAGCTGATCGACCAGGTGGTCGATGGTGTTGTCGATATCGTCTGGACCGTTGCCGGCTACACGCCGGGCCGTTTCCCGCGTGCGGAAGTGTTTGAACTGCCCTTCACAATGAGCGACGCGGAGACCATGTCCCGGGCTTACTGGAAGCTCGCGGAAGAAGAGATGATGGACACCGAGTTCGCTCCCTTCAAGCCGCTCGGCCTGTGGGTGCATGGCCCAGGCGTGATCCATTCCAGCAACCCGATCACCAGCCTGGGTGACCTCAACGGGGTCAAGCTGCGTGCGCCGACGCGTGTGACCAACAAGCTGTTCTCCAATCTCGGTGCAACGCCGATCGGCATGCCGGTTCCGGCCATTCCGGAAGCGCTGTCCAAGGGCGTGGTCGATGCCACGGTCATTCCGTGGGAAGTCGTCGGCGCGCTCAAGGTCAGCGAACTGGTGAACAACCACACCGAGTTCCCGGGCGACGCGCTTTACACGACCACGTTCCTGTTCGCGATGAACAAGGACAAGTACGACAGCCTGCCGGATGACCTCAAAGCCATCATCGATGCGAATTCCGGCGAGGAATTCTCGGCCTTTGCCGGCAAGCAGATGCAGTCCGACGATGCCGGTCCCCGTGCCGCCGCCGTCGAGAACGGCAACAACATCATCACGCTGACACCGGAACAGGTGTCGGAGTGGAAGGATGCCGCCCAGGGCACCATCGACGAATGGTTTGTCGAGATGGACAGCAAGGGCATCGACGGCAAGGCCCTGAAGGCCCGTGCCGACGAACTGATGGCCAACTGA
- a CDS encoding TRAP transporter small permease, producing MLLTLVERLARFMAILGGLVLTVLIALTCVSVLGRGLNTLGHSDFLKSISESAANALISTGVGPVSGDFELLEAGISFTIFAFLPICQLRRGHATVDIFATGFPRWLNRFLETFWEVLLSALIIVITWRLFIGMEDKMRYNETTFLLQFPIWWAYALSFSAALIASVVAVYCAAARLLELFTGRRYTPEAEGGVH from the coding sequence ATGTTGCTCACTCTGGTGGAGCGTCTCGCGCGCTTCATGGCAATTCTCGGCGGCCTGGTGCTGACCGTGCTGATCGCGCTGACCTGTGTCAGCGTGCTTGGGCGCGGCCTCAACACCCTAGGGCATTCCGACTTCCTGAAATCCATATCCGAAAGCGCCGCCAACGCCCTGATCTCGACCGGCGTCGGCCCGGTCTCGGGTGACTTCGAACTTCTCGAGGCCGGCATCAGCTTCACCATCTTCGCCTTTCTGCCGATCTGCCAGCTGCGCCGCGGTCACGCAACGGTCGACATCTTCGCCACGGGATTTCCGCGCTGGCTGAACCGGTTTCTTGAAACCTTCTGGGAAGTGCTCTTGAGCGCCCTGATCATCGTGATCACCTGGCGGCTGTTCATCGGCATGGAAGACAAGATGCGCTACAACGAAACAACCTTCCTGCTGCAGTTCCCGATCTGGTGGGCCTACGCCCTCAGTTTTTCAGCGGCTCTGATCGCCTCCGTCGTCGCGGTCTATTGCGCGGCCGCAAGGCTGCTGGAACTGTTCACGGGCCGTCGCTACACGCCGGAAGCCGAGGGGGGCGTCCATTGA
- a CDS encoding TRAP transporter large permease: MSLLELGYYSFPVLLILIFLRAPIGLAMMICGLGGLWLATGSPNIFLSKLKSETYSTFSSYSLTIIPMFLLMGQFATHSGMSSSLFKAAESWLGHRKGGVAMAAVGACAGFGAICGSSLATAATMSRVALPELRRYGYSGGFSTATLAAGGTLGILIPPSVILVIYAILTEQNIAKLFLAAFVPGILAAIGYMITISIYVRLNPAAAGTREPIPYPERMRAMIDVWPVLLVFGLVVGGIYLGWFTPTEGAAVGAAGTGILALISGNLTWKMFLDSMIQTAMSTAMIFFIILGAGFYNSFLALSQLPQELSGWVVGQGFSPWMVLTLILLFYLAFGCLMDSLSMILLTIPIFFPVISVLEFGMSPEHVAIWFGIIVLIVVEVGLITPPVGMNLFIINAMDRSTPMKETYKAVLWFVTSDIVRVILLVLFPSITLFLLGG, translated from the coding sequence TTGAGCCTGCTTGAACTGGGATACTACTCCTTTCCCGTCCTGCTCATTCTGATCTTCCTGCGCGCGCCCATCGGCCTCGCCATGATGATCTGCGGCCTGGGCGGCCTGTGGCTGGCCACCGGCAGCCCCAACATCTTTCTCTCCAAGCTGAAGAGCGAGACCTACTCGACCTTTTCCAGCTATTCGCTGACCATCATTCCGATGTTCCTGCTGATGGGGCAGTTCGCGACCCATTCGGGCATGTCGTCGTCGCTGTTCAAGGCGGCCGAAAGCTGGCTCGGGCACCGCAAGGGCGGTGTCGCGATGGCCGCTGTCGGAGCCTGTGCGGGATTTGGCGCGATCTGCGGATCGTCCCTGGCAACCGCCGCGACCATGAGCCGGGTCGCCCTGCCGGAACTGCGCCGCTACGGCTATTCGGGCGGATTCTCGACCGCGACCCTGGCGGCGGGCGGCACCCTCGGCATTCTCATTCCGCCGTCGGTGATCCTGGTGATCTACGCCATCCTGACCGAGCAGAATATCGCCAAGCTGTTCCTGGCGGCCTTCGTCCCGGGCATCCTGGCTGCGATCGGCTACATGATCACGATCTCGATCTATGTGCGGCTCAACCCTGCCGCCGCCGGCACGCGTGAACCGATTCCCTATCCGGAGCGCATGCGGGCAATGATCGATGTGTGGCCGGTGCTGCTGGTCTTCGGTCTCGTGGTCGGCGGCATTTATCTGGGGTGGTTCACCCCGACCGAAGGCGCCGCCGTCGGTGCGGCCGGCACGGGCATCCTGGCCCTGATCTCGGGGAACCTGACCTGGAAGATGTTCCTCGACAGCATGATCCAGACCGCCATGAGCACGGCGATGATCTTCTTCATCATCCTGGGCGCCGGCTTCTACAACAGCTTCCTGGCACTCAGCCAGTTGCCGCAGGAGCTTTCCGGCTGGGTGGTCGGCCAGGGCTTCAGCCCGTGGATGGTGCTGACCCTGATCCTGCTGTTCTATCTTGCCTTCGGCTGCCTGATGGACAGCCTGTCGATGATCCTCCTGACCATCCCGATCTTCTTCCCGGTGATCAGCGTGCTGGAGTTCGGCATGAGTCCGGAACATGTCGCGATCTGGTTCGGCATCATCGTGCTGATCGTGGTCGAGGTCGGGCTGATCACGCCACCTGTCGGGATGAACCTGTTCATCATCAACGCGATGGACCGATCGACGCCGATGAAGGAAACCTACAAGGCGGTGCTCTGGTTCGTCACCTCCGACATTGTCCGGGTCATCCTTCTGGTGCTGTTCCCCTCGATCACCCTGTTCCTTCTGGGCGGCTAG
- a CDS encoding SDR family NAD(P)-dependent oxidoreductase, producing MQLGNTTALVTGAGSGLGAATARHFAARGAKVVLLDYDIDRAGKVADEIGARAVQADVSDEAAVGKALDEAAAHLGGAPRAVVNCAGVGFAARIVGREGKLSFDTFEKTLKVNLFGTFNVMSHAARRLLEEAPLENGERGVIVNTASVAFEDGQLGQAAYSASKGGIAAMCLPAAREFAQHGIRVMAIAPGLFRTPMMEGLPEEVAAKIAANIPFPPRLGEPDEFALLAEHIVSNPFLNGTTIRLDGAVRLPPR from the coding sequence ATGCAGCTAGGAAACACCACCGCGCTGGTGACCGGTGCCGGCAGCGGCCTCGGCGCGGCAACGGCCCGTCATTTCGCTGCCCGGGGTGCGAAGGTTGTCCTGCTCGACTACGACATCGACCGGGCCGGCAAGGTGGCGGACGAGATCGGCGCGCGTGCCGTCCAGGCCGATGTCAGTGACGAGGCGGCCGTCGGCAAGGCGCTCGATGAAGCCGCCGCGCATCTGGGCGGCGCACCCCGCGCGGTCGTCAATTGCGCCGGTGTCGGCTTCGCCGCGCGCATCGTCGGCCGGGAGGGCAAGCTTTCCTTCGATACGTTCGAAAAGACGCTGAAAGTGAACCTGTTCGGGACATTCAACGTCATGAGCCACGCGGCCAGACGGTTGCTCGAGGAAGCGCCGCTGGAAAACGGCGAGCGCGGCGTGATCGTCAACACGGCCTCGGTCGCCTTCGAGGACGGCCAGCTCGGCCAGGCCGCCTATTCGGCGTCCAAGGGCGGCATTGCCGCCATGTGTCTGCCGGCTGCGCGGGAATTCGCCCAGCACGGCATCCGCGTGATGGCGATCGCCCCGGGCCTGTTCCGCACGCCGATGATGGAAGGCCTGCCGGAAGAGGTGGCGGCCAAGATCGCCGCCAACATTCCGTTTCCGCCACGTCTCGGTGAACCGGACGAATTCGCGCTGCTCGCCGAGCACATCGTCAGCAACCCGTTCCTCAATGGAACCACCATCCGCCTGGACGGCGCCGTGCGCCTGCCACCGCGCTGA
- a CDS encoding crotonase/enoyl-CoA hydratase family protein translates to MSDPILKIDIQDSVATLTMNRPDKRNAMCDALLEAIDGFFSKPPEGVKAVVLTGTAGHFCSGLDLSEHVARDAEGTMRHSRGWHEVMDRIQFGGLPVVSAMFGAVIGGGLELASATHARVAEPSAFFQLPEGRRGIFVGGGASVRVGRILGPDRMTEMMLTGRKYSAEEGLALGLTHYTVGEGEALAKAQDLARKIASNAPLSNYIMIQALARIGDMSKADGLFTESLCAAITQTSPDALEGLAAFLEKRNPTFR, encoded by the coding sequence ATGTCTGACCCGATCCTGAAAATTGACATCCAAGACAGCGTCGCCACGCTGACCATGAACCGCCCGGACAAGCGCAATGCCATGTGCGACGCGCTGCTGGAAGCAATCGATGGCTTCTTCTCCAAACCGCCTGAAGGGGTCAAGGCCGTTGTCCTGACCGGAACGGCGGGGCATTTCTGCTCCGGGCTCGACCTCAGTGAACATGTCGCCCGCGATGCCGAAGGCACCATGCGCCATTCGCGCGGTTGGCACGAGGTGATGGACCGGATCCAGTTCGGCGGGCTGCCGGTGGTTTCGGCGATGTTCGGCGCGGTCATCGGCGGCGGCCTGGAGCTGGCGTCGGCCACGCATGCCCGGGTTGCCGAACCGTCCGCGTTCTTCCAGTTGCCGGAAGGCCGTCGCGGCATTTTCGTCGGCGGCGGTGCCTCCGTCCGGGTCGGCCGCATCCTGGGGCCGGACCGGATGACGGAAATGATGCTGACCGGCCGCAAGTACAGCGCGGAGGAGGGCCTTGCACTGGGCCTGACCCATTATACGGTCGGCGAAGGCGAGGCGCTGGCCAAGGCGCAGGATCTTGCCCGCAAGATTGCCTCCAACGCGCCGCTTTCCAACTACATCATGATCCAGGCGCTGGCCCGGATCGGAGACATGTCCAAGGCCGACGGCCTCTTTACCGAAAGCCTGTGCGCGGCCATCACCCAGACCAGCCCCGATGCGCTGGAAGGGCTGGCGGCCTTTCTTGAAAAACGCAATCCGACCTTCCGGTGA
- a CDS encoding MarR family winged helix-turn-helix transcriptional regulator, producing MKKPVPEPEQPAGAASVSDRSLRSLHGYQIKRAFNVIQSDLNRTLKPFDLRMITYTALILIVDNPGLRQSQLAEAMDIERPNLVVIVDELERRELIIRDRLPSDRRAYALKATLAGRRLYEQAVAAVETHEQRLLRGINPDALRTAMKVMQLIEANRQQEA from the coding sequence ATGAAGAAACCCGTGCCCGAACCTGAACAGCCTGCCGGGGCCGCAAGTGTCAGCGACCGCTCGCTGCGCTCGCTTCACGGCTACCAGATCAAGCGGGCGTTCAATGTCATCCAGTCGGATCTCAACCGGACGCTGAAGCCCTTCGATCTCCGGATGATCACCTACACCGCGCTGATCCTGATTGTCGACAATCCCGGTCTGCGCCAGTCGCAACTGGCAGAGGCAATGGATATCGAACGGCCCAACCTGGTGGTGATCGTCGATGAGCTTGAACGGCGCGAACTGATCATCAGGGACCGTCTGCCGAGTGACCGCCGGGCCTATGCGCTCAAGGCAACCCTGGCAGGGCGGCGTCTGTACGAGCAGGCCGTCGCCGCGGTCGAGACGCATGAGCAGCGCCTGCTTCGGGGCATCAATCCGGATGCGCTCAGAACCGCGATGAAGGTGATGCAACTGATTGAAGCCAACCGGCAGCAGGAGGCTTGA
- a CDS encoding feruloyl-CoA synthase, whose translation MKRTSDYQPHSVDLEKRADGTLLMRSTHTLTPTVDRTGDWLHHWAETAPDRVFLAERSGAGWHEETYAGVLGKVRAVGAALLARGLDTSTPVLVMSGNGVDHGILALAAQYVGVPIVPVAEQYALVHGAHGRLREVIGLIKPKLAYVVDAEQFGEALDLDALHSVEIVASRPGKRNVTAFADLLKGDGGIDIDGAFAQVTPDTVGKILMTSGSTSSPKGVLTTHRMMCVNQAQLADALPFLRKRPPVLVDWLPWNHVFGGSHNFNMTLANGGSLYIDDGKPVKGLFDRTVENLGLKTGTLCFNVPLGFGMLLKALEQDEGLRRRFFEDLDLIFYAGASLPQEVWTGFERMAMEVKGEIPLMTSSWGLTETAPAAMMQQEPAPRSGIVGVPVNGVTIKLIPDEDMRCEARVKGPNIMPGYFNDPDKTKAAFDDEGFFITGDAMVFLDEKDPNKGMRFDGRISEDFKLQSGTWVRAAQLKLDMLSRLAPLVSDLVVTGADRNQIGVMVFPNVQELAREGFDLTEDGGAYACKLLQGEIHRRLSERAREISGSSTLVSRAIVLAEPPSMPEGEMTAKGNLNIRKVLTRRAALLERLYNDDDPAVVTI comes from the coding sequence ATGAAACGCACGTCGGACTATCAGCCCCATTCCGTCGACCTGGAGAAGCGTGCGGACGGCACGCTTCTCATGAGGTCGACTCACACCCTGACGCCAACCGTCGACCGCACCGGCGACTGGCTGCACCACTGGGCGGAGACCGCGCCGGACCGTGTGTTTTTGGCGGAACGCAGCGGCGCCGGCTGGCACGAGGAAACCTATGCCGGCGTGCTCGGCAAGGTCCGCGCCGTCGGCGCCGCGCTTCTGGCGCGTGGACTTGATACGTCCACACCGGTCCTGGTGATGTCGGGCAATGGTGTTGACCACGGCATTCTGGCACTGGCCGCCCAGTATGTCGGCGTGCCCATCGTGCCGGTGGCCGAGCAATATGCGCTGGTACACGGAGCCCACGGCCGCCTGCGCGAAGTCATCGGCCTCATCAAGCCGAAACTGGCCTATGTGGTCGATGCCGAGCAGTTCGGCGAGGCGCTCGACCTCGATGCGCTGCACTCGGTCGAGATCGTCGCCAGCCGACCGGGAAAAAGGAACGTCACCGCCTTTGCCGACCTCCTGAAGGGCGATGGCGGCATTGATATCGACGGGGCCTTTGCCCAGGTGACACCCGACACGGTCGGCAAGATCCTGATGACATCGGGATCGACCTCCAGTCCGAAGGGCGTCCTGACGACGCATCGCATGATGTGCGTCAACCAGGCCCAGCTTGCCGATGCGCTGCCTTTCCTGAGGAAGCGCCCGCCGGTGCTTGTCGACTGGCTGCCGTGGAACCACGTCTTCGGCGGTTCGCACAATTTCAACATGACACTGGCCAATGGCGGCAGTCTCTATATCGACGACGGCAAGCCGGTGAAGGGCCTGTTCGACCGCACGGTCGAAAATCTCGGACTGAAGACCGGAACGCTGTGTTTCAACGTGCCGCTCGGCTTCGGCATGCTGCTGAAGGCTCTGGAGCAGGACGAGGGCCTGCGCCGGCGCTTCTTCGAGGACCTCGACCTGATCTTCTATGCCGGCGCGTCCCTGCCACAGGAAGTCTGGACGGGATTCGAACGCATGGCGATGGAGGTCAAGGGTGAAATCCCGCTGATGACCTCGTCCTGGGGTCTGACCGAAACCGCTCCGGCGGCGATGATGCAGCAGGAGCCGGCGCCACGGTCCGGTATCGTCGGCGTGCCGGTCAACGGCGTGACGATCAAGCTGATCCCGGACGAGGACATGCGCTGCGAGGCTCGCGTCAAGGGTCCGAACATCATGCCGGGCTATTTCAACGATCCGGACAAGACGAAGGCCGCCTTCGACGATGAAGGTTTCTTCATCACGGGCGACGCCATGGTGTTTCTGGACGAGAAAGATCCGAACAAGGGCATGCGCTTTGACGGCCGGATTTCGGAGGACTTCAAGTTGCAGTCCGGCACCTGGGTGCGCGCGGCGCAGTTGAAGCTCGACATGCTGTCGCGCCTGGCACCGCTGGTCTCCGACCTCGTCGTCACCGGTGCCGACCGGAACCAGATCGGCGTGATGGTCTTCCCGAATGTTCAGGAGCTGGCCCGCGAGGGTTTCGACCTGACGGAAGATGGTGGCGCCTATGCCTGCAAGCTGCTGCAGGGCGAGATCCATCGGCGCCTCTCCGAACGCGCCCGCGAGATCAGCGGCAGCTCCACGCTTGTGTCCCGGGCCATCGTGCTGGCCGAACCGCCGTCCATGCCGGAAGGCGAGATGACGGCCAAGGGCAACCTGAACATCCGCAAGGTCCTGACGCGCCGCGCGGCGCTGCTGGAGCGGCTTTACAATGACGACGACCCGGCAGTGGTCACAATCTGA